The Pseudomonadota bacterium genome has a window encoding:
- a CDS encoding L-rhamnose mutarotase produces the protein MAGYAWVLEVRPGYEEEYKKRHDEIWPEMLDALRKAGIRNYNIFRHGLTLFGYFETDDLDASIKAISDDPINAKWGKWMGPIMKIDIDDQTGFPFLLPKQFFME, from the coding sequence ATGGCTGGTTACGCATGGGTTCTCGAGGTCCGGCCCGGCTACGAGGAGGAATACAAGAAGCGCCATGATGAGATTTGGCCGGAGATGCTCGACGCGTTACGGAAGGCGGGCATCCGCAACTACAACATCTTCCGCCATGGCCTGACGCTGTTCGGCTATTTTGAGACCGATGATCTCGACGCGTCCATCAAGGCGATCAGCGACGATCCTATCAATGCCAAATGGGGCAAGTGGATGGGCCCCATCATGAAGATCGACATCGACGACCAAACGGGGTTTCCGTTCCTCCTGCCTAAGCAGTTTTTCATGGAGTAG
- the xylF gene encoding D-xylose ABC transporter substrate-binding protein produces the protein MRVLLAAAVVATAGFATPALADITVGVSWSNFQEERWKTDEAAIVAALEAAGAEYVSADAQSSSAKQLADVESLIAQGVDALIILAQDAQAIGPAVQAADDAGIPVVGYDRLIEDPRAFYLTFDNIEVGRMQARAVLAEQPEGNYVMIKGSPTDPNADFLRGGQQEVLQEAIASGAITIVDEAYTDGWLPANAQRNMEQILTAQDNNVDAVVASNDGTAGGVVAALTAQGMEGIPVSGQDGDHAALNRVALGTQTVSVWKDARDLGRAAGEIAVALAGGAMMADVDGSQSWTSPGGTEMTAVFLEPVPVTADNLSLVVDAGWITQEALCQGVSGGPAPCN, from the coding sequence ATGCGCGTATTACTTGCCGCCGCTGTTGTCGCGACAGCCGGATTTGCCACCCCAGCTCTTGCGGACATCACCGTTGGTGTCAGCTGGTCGAATTTTCAGGAAGAACGCTGGAAGACAGATGAAGCGGCTATCGTCGCCGCTCTTGAGGCCGCGGGCGCGGAATATGTTTCCGCCGATGCGCAGTCGTCGTCTGCCAAGCAGCTTGCAGACGTAGAAAGCCTCATTGCACAGGGCGTCGACGCACTGATCATTCTCGCCCAGGACGCTCAGGCTATCGGCCCAGCCGTCCAGGCCGCCGACGATGCCGGCATCCCTGTGGTTGGTTACGACCGTCTGATTGAAGACCCGCGCGCCTTTTACTTGACGTTCGACAATATCGAAGTCGGCCGGATGCAGGCGCGTGCCGTTCTCGCGGAACAGCCCGAGGGCAACTATGTGATGATCAAGGGTTCACCCACAGATCCCAACGCTGACTTCTTGCGCGGCGGCCAGCAGGAAGTCCTGCAAGAGGCAATTGCTTCTGGTGCCATCACCATCGTCGACGAAGCTTATACCGACGGCTGGCTGCCGGCGAACGCCCAGCGCAACATGGAGCAGATCCTGACCGCGCAGGACAACAATGTGGACGCAGTTGTCGCTTCCAACGACGGTACCGCTGGCGGCGTCGTGGCAGCCCTCACGGCACAAGGCATGGAGGGTATCCCTGTGTCCGGCCAAGACGGCGATCATGCCGCCCTCAACCGCGTTGCACTGGGCACCCAGACCGTTTCGGTTTGGAAAGACGCCCGCGACCTTGGTCGCGCAGCAGGCGAGATTGCGGTTGCCCTCGCCGGTGGCGCGATGATGGCTGATGTCGACGGCTCGCAGTCTTGGACCTCTCCGGGCGGCACGGAAATGACAGCCGTGTTCCTTGAGCCAGTCCCTGTAACCGCCGACAACCTCAGCCTTGTCGTTGATGCCGGCTGGATCACACAGGAAGCGCTTTGCCAGGGCGTTTCGGGTGGCCCGGCACCGTGCAACTGA
- a CDS encoding Gfo/Idh/MocA family oxidoreductase — protein MTARIGLVGAGWWATFNHIPTVQALPYAEIVAICDLDGARVTKVGEAFSIAGRYNDLAAMLAEQELDGVIVSTPHVAHREPAVTALEAGCHVMVEKPMATSAADGWAIADAATRVGKQVLVPTGMNFEWFSMKAAGWVRDGQIGDVRHASCQMGSALSDLFAGEPMLETTEHMYRPPASTWADPERAGGYGWGQLSHALAWLIYVSDLRADAVYAMTGKSKTGVDFYDAATVRATNGATVALSGASTVPKHVGMHMDIRIYGTAGLIFFDNASARLELRRDDGADEVVEMATEDGEYDGALPVKVFAQLCAGEAVENASDGTNGARVTEILDALYRSAAKADLITIGS, from the coding sequence ATGACAGCACGCATCGGACTCGTGGGCGCGGGCTGGTGGGCAACCTTCAACCATATCCCGACGGTTCAGGCCTTGCCTTATGCCGAAATAGTGGCGATTTGCGATCTGGACGGAGCGCGGGTCACTAAGGTGGGTGAAGCATTCAGCATTGCTGGTCGCTACAACGATCTCGCGGCGATGCTCGCCGAGCAGGAGCTTGATGGCGTCATTGTCTCAACGCCCCACGTGGCCCATCGAGAACCCGCCGTGACGGCACTAGAAGCGGGCTGCCATGTGATGGTCGAGAAGCCCATGGCGACAAGCGCAGCGGATGGCTGGGCAATCGCCGACGCGGCGACACGAGTAGGCAAGCAGGTACTCGTGCCCACGGGCATGAACTTCGAATGGTTCTCGATGAAGGCCGCCGGCTGGGTGCGCGATGGACAGATCGGTGACGTTCGACACGCATCTTGCCAGATGGGGTCCGCGCTCTCTGACCTGTTCGCGGGCGAGCCGATGCTGGAGACCACCGAGCACATGTACCGCCCGCCCGCTTCCACCTGGGCCGATCCGGAACGCGCTGGAGGCTATGGCTGGGGCCAGCTCTCCCATGCGCTGGCGTGGCTGATTTACGTGTCCGATCTGCGAGCGGATGCCGTGTATGCCATGACCGGCAAGTCGAAAACCGGCGTCGACTTTTACGACGCAGCCACGGTACGCGCCACCAACGGCGCCACCGTTGCACTGTCCGGTGCTTCGACGGTGCCCAAGCATGTCGGTATGCATATGGACATTCGCATCTACGGGACGGCGGGCCTCATCTTCTTCGATAACGCCAGCGCGCGGCTTGAGCTTCGCCGGGATGATGGCGCCGATGAGGTCGTCGAAATGGCCACCGAGGATGGCGAGTATGACGGCGCGTTGCCCGTCAAGGTCTTCGCTCAGCTCTGCGCGGGCGAAGCGGTCGAGAATGCCTCCGACGGCACCAATGGCGCGCGGGTCACCGAAATCCTCGATGCGCTTTACCGCTCCGCAGCAAAGGCCGACCTCATCACAATCGGGAGCTGA
- a CDS encoding sugar phosphate isomerase/epimerase: MQLSLTAWSMPSCTLDECAAVTKALGIGALDVGLFYRSALDKEQLLSDPIAVAEQVRALGIRTPNYYHLFGDSLDGRNLALPGTLDGNLQDLKNVLTFADAAGIGTVFILPGVVNPGQSREDALVVSTNSLTEMIALSADHATTLCIEPHVHSFTESPDMVMRLIDATGIKLALDYSHFACLGYRQDEIDPLAPHAAHVHLRQAKMGHLQTKFAQGTLNFPAMFGTLRDAGYSGALAIEPVHQDYMNTWFDDVLTEIIALRDCFISWQGGAT, encoded by the coding sequence ATGCAGCTATCTCTTACAGCGTGGTCCATGCCGTCCTGTACGCTCGACGAATGCGCGGCAGTCACAAAAGCACTTGGCATAGGCGCGCTCGATGTCGGGCTGTTTTACCGCTCTGCGCTCGATAAAGAACAGCTTCTATCCGACCCCATCGCAGTTGCTGAACAGGTCAGGGCGCTCGGTATCCGCACGCCCAACTATTATCATCTTTTCGGTGACAGCCTCGACGGTCGCAATCTGGCCTTGCCTGGCACACTCGATGGCAATCTCCAAGACCTCAAAAACGTTCTCACCTTCGCGGACGCGGCTGGCATCGGCACGGTTTTCATCCTCCCGGGCGTGGTGAATCCCGGCCAGTCTCGCGAGGACGCTTTGGTGGTTTCAACGAACAGTCTCACCGAAATGATCGCTCTGTCAGCCGATCATGCGACAACGCTGTGCATTGAACCGCACGTTCACTCATTCACCGAAAGCCCGGACATGGTCATGCGCCTGATCGATGCAACAGGCATCAAGCTGGCGCTCGATTACTCGCACTTCGCCTGTTTGGGTTACCGCCAGGATGAGATCGACCCGCTCGCCCCGCACGCCGCCCATGTGCATTTGAGACAAGCCAAGATGGGCCATCTCCAGACGAAATTTGCACAAGGTACGCTCAATTTCCCAGCCATGTTCGGCACGTTGCGGGATGCAGGTTATTCGGGCGCGTTGGCCATCGAGCCCGTCCATCAGGATTATATGAATACGTGGTTCGATGACGTGCTCACTGAGATCATCGCGCTGCGCGACTGTTTTATCTCTTGGCAAGGAGGGGCCACTTGA
- a CDS encoding cytochrome-c peroxidase: MFATLVARSSAVGLVQPGIPEPVTDADYLPVDMDQAKLGQLLFYDPILSGNKEVSCATCHHPAFGTGDGLSLGIGDGGIGLGPDRVVDPENPPEQRIPRNAQALWNVGAREYRTLFHDGRVELDDTFAGGMRTPLGADMMQGFASMLSAQTMFPVLSPDEMAGHYSENPISQAVRQGFITGDGGAWDLISRRVAAIPEYASAFVAHFDHIHYAGQIGFTDISDAIAAFMIHEFRSDSSPFDAHLRGQDTLPAEALAGLDLFYRPLEAGGLGCASCHSGPFQTDHDFHAMGAPQLGPGKTARFETHARDEGRFRVTGDPADLYAFRTPALRNVTLTGPWGHAGGHASLDAFILHHADATVGYTPDVVLPPMGSNDWRVSQDTAESAAIVATSKQGTRRLSSSELSAIMAFLESLTDPVATTGRLGIPQTVPSGLPVTNPE; encoded by the coding sequence GTGTTTGCGACGCTTGTGGCAAGATCGAGTGCTGTTGGACTGGTGCAGCCGGGCATACCTGAACCCGTGACCGACGCAGATTATCTGCCGGTCGACATGGATCAAGCAAAGCTTGGGCAGCTGCTGTTCTACGACCCGATTCTATCGGGCAACAAAGAGGTCTCCTGCGCGACCTGCCATCACCCAGCCTTCGGTACTGGGGACGGATTGTCACTAGGCATAGGCGATGGTGGCATCGGGCTCGGCCCAGATCGGGTGGTCGATCCGGAGAACCCACCCGAACAACGCATCCCACGCAACGCCCAAGCGCTTTGGAATGTGGGAGCGCGCGAATACCGAACACTGTTTCATGATGGCCGCGTCGAGCTTGATGACACTTTCGCAGGCGGCATGCGCACACCGCTGGGCGCGGACATGATGCAGGGCTTCGCGTCGATGCTGTCCGCCCAAACCATGTTCCCTGTCCTAAGCCCCGATGAAATGGCAGGGCACTACTCCGAGAACCCTATAAGTCAGGCGGTGCGACAGGGGTTTATAACCGGTGATGGCGGCGCGTGGGATTTGATCAGCCGGCGTGTCGCAGCGATCCCGGAATACGCCAGTGCGTTCGTCGCGCATTTCGATCATATCCACTATGCCGGCCAGATCGGATTCACCGATATCTCGGACGCAATCGCCGCCTTCATGATCCACGAGTTCCGGTCCGATAGTAGCCCGTTTGATGCCCACCTGAGAGGTCAAGACACCCTACCTGCCGAAGCGCTGGCCGGGCTCGATCTGTTTTATCGTCCGCTGGAGGCGGGTGGCCTTGGATGCGCCAGCTGTCATTCCGGCCCGTTTCAAACCGATCACGATTTCCACGCTATGGGAGCACCTCAGCTAGGGCCTGGAAAGACAGCACGGTTCGAAACACACGCACGCGATGAAGGTAGGTTCAGGGTTACGGGCGACCCGGCCGACCTTTATGCGTTTCGTACACCCGCTCTGCGCAACGTTACTCTAACTGGCCCCTGGGGCCATGCTGGCGGCCATGCGTCCCTTGACGCCTTTATCCTGCATCATGCCGATGCGACCGTGGGCTACACGCCCGACGTCGTTCTACCGCCAATGGGTTCGAATGATTGGCGCGTGTCACAGGACACTGCAGAAAGCGCCGCAATTGTTGCGACGTCCAAACAAGGCACCCGTCGGCTCTCAAGCAGCGAGCTATCAGCAATCATGGCTTTCCTCGAAAGCCTGACCGACCCAGTCGCGACGACAGGACGGCTCGGCATCCCGCAAACGGTGCCAAGTGGGTTGCCCGTAACCAATCCGGAATAA
- a CDS encoding hydrogen peroxide-inducible genes activator, whose amino-acid sequence MFGLTIKHMRYFNSLVEHRHFGQAAEASGVSQPALSMQIKEMEALLGAPLFERGARRVALTGLGEALAGRIRSILSDIDDLEGIARAATDGFPGPLRLGIIPTIAPYLLPRLIEELNANHAGLDLRVRETQTPRLVEDVLEGRLDMAILALPVSRPTLTETPLLTENFLFVRPQTDVPGPVPSPEKLGDMQLLLLEEGHCFRDQALDFCKISEPRPRELMDGSSLSTLVQMVAAGIGVTLIPEMAVEVETRSASVALARFSEPQPSRTVGMIWRTSSPLADEFSNIAETVRRSTGHLNKAGASC is encoded by the coding sequence ATGTTTGGGCTTACCATCAAGCATATGCGCTATTTCAACAGCCTCGTGGAGCACCGGCATTTCGGTCAGGCTGCTGAAGCAAGCGGGGTGTCTCAACCAGCCCTGTCGATGCAGATCAAAGAGATGGAAGCATTGCTCGGTGCACCGCTATTCGAACGCGGCGCCCGCCGGGTCGCTCTGACGGGATTGGGGGAAGCGCTCGCCGGGCGCATCCGGAGCATCCTCTCCGACATCGACGACCTTGAGGGCATAGCGCGCGCGGCAACCGATGGTTTTCCCGGCCCATTGAGGCTGGGCATCATCCCAACGATCGCGCCTTACCTGCTCCCAAGACTCATTGAAGAGCTTAACGCCAACCATGCTGGCCTCGACCTGCGTGTTCGCGAAACGCAAACGCCACGACTTGTGGAGGATGTGCTCGAGGGCCGGCTCGATATGGCAATCCTTGCCTTACCAGTGTCACGACCCACGCTTACCGAAACCCCGTTGCTAACGGAGAACTTCCTGTTTGTACGACCTCAAACGGACGTACCGGGGCCAGTTCCAAGCCCAGAAAAGCTAGGCGATATGCAGCTCCTGCTGCTTGAAGAAGGTCATTGCTTTCGGGATCAGGCACTCGATTTTTGTAAAATTAGTGAACCTAGGCCGCGCGAGTTGATGGATGGCAGCTCCCTTTCAACCCTTGTGCAAATGGTTGCAGCAGGGATCGGCGTCACCCTCATCCCGGAGATGGCAGTTGAGGTCGAGACAAGGTCAGCCTCTGTCGCACTTGCCCGCTTTTCAGAGCCGCAACCCAGCCGGACCGTTGGTATGATCTGGCGGACATCAAGCCCGCTGGCCGACGAGTTCTCAAACATTGCGGAAACAGTTCGACGGTCAACAGGTCATCTCAACAAGGCGGGCGCTTCTTGTTGA
- a CDS encoding cupin domain-containing protein has protein sequence MTSTKQILFGLLAGVFVVGPVFAHDDHVHMPQAEIAQTENLEVTPEAERLIAADLQANGPSETNGIEAVTLLGSVSLDGEFADVSTRMLRARELAIAPGGIVAVHQHDGRPGVAYIISGQMTEHRAGETGPVVKEAGDTAFEQTGTIHWWENEGDTVARVIVVDIVPAE, from the coding sequence ATGACCAGCACCAAGCAAATTCTTTTCGGACTGTTGGCAGGCGTGTTCGTTGTTGGACCGGTCTTCGCCCATGACGACCATGTCCACATGCCGCAAGCAGAGATTGCGCAGACCGAGAACCTGGAGGTGACACCGGAAGCCGAGCGGCTAATCGCGGCAGACTTGCAGGCAAATGGTCCAAGCGAAACGAACGGGATAGAAGCCGTGACGTTGTTGGGTTCCGTCTCGTTGGACGGCGAGTTTGCTGATGTGAGCACGCGGATGTTACGCGCTCGAGAACTCGCAATTGCACCTGGTGGCATCGTGGCGGTGCATCAGCATGACGGCCGCCCTGGCGTCGCCTACATCATCTCCGGCCAAATGACTGAACACAGGGCCGGCGAAACCGGACCAGTCGTTAAAGAAGCTGGCGATACCGCATTCGAGCAGACTGGAACCATCCACTGGTGGGAGAACGAAGGCGACACGGTCGCGCGGGTGATCGTCGTCGACATCGTTCCAGCAGAGTAA
- the katG gene encoding catalase/peroxidase HPI — MNAPTGKLKGVCPVMHGGNTKTDNAVTKWWPNALNLDILHQHGARTNPMDESYDHREAVKGLNFEAVKADVRALMTEEQEWWPADWGHYGGLMIRLAWHSAGSYRMGDGRGGAGSGNIRFAPLNSWPDNASLDKARRLLWPIKKKYGNALSWADLIILAGNMAYESMGFKTFGFGFGREDIWGPETDTYWGSENEWLAPSENRYGDLEVPGTMENPLAAVHMGLVYVNPQGVNGNPDPLKTAQHVRETFARMAMDDVETAALTCGGHTVGKAHGGGGAHDAIGPEPEGEGIEAAGFGWHNPGMTNRANTTFTSGIEGAWTKNPTKWDMGYFEYLFGYDWELTKSPAGAWQWTAKDMPEDEKPLDASDPSGRAMPLMTDADMAMKVDPSYHDICKRFMEDPAYFEDAFARAWFKLTHRDMGPKVNYLGPDVPGEDLIWQDPIPAGSTGYDVEAVKAKIAASGLSQTEMLTTAWDSARTFRGSDKRGGANGARIRLEPQRYWAGNEPERLGKVLDALEPIAAQTGASLADVIVLAGVVGLESAIKSAGYDVTVPFTPGRGDASAEQTDSDSFSVLEPLADGFRNWQKEAYPISAEDMLLDRAQLLGLTAAELTVLLGGMRVMGLNHGGIKHGVFTDREGQLTNDFFVNLTDMAYSWHPAAEGTYELRDRKSGDVKFTATSADLVFGSNSILRSYAEVYAQDDNGEKFVRDFVAAWTKVMNADRFDLLA, encoded by the coding sequence ATGAACGCACCCACTGGCAAGCTCAAGGGCGTATGCCCTGTCATGCATGGCGGCAACACGAAGACGGATAACGCTGTCACCAAATGGTGGCCGAATGCGTTGAACTTGGACATTCTTCATCAGCATGGTGCGCGCACCAATCCGATGGACGAGAGCTACGACCACCGTGAAGCGGTCAAGGGTCTCAACTTCGAAGCCGTCAAAGCCGATGTCCGTGCGCTTATGACCGAAGAGCAAGAGTGGTGGCCGGCCGATTGGGGTCATTATGGCGGGTTGATGATTCGCCTCGCGTGGCACTCTGCGGGCTCCTACCGGATGGGCGATGGCCGTGGTGGTGCCGGTTCAGGTAACATTCGTTTCGCGCCGCTCAACTCATGGCCGGACAATGCCAGCCTCGATAAAGCCCGGCGGCTCCTCTGGCCGATCAAGAAGAAGTACGGCAACGCGCTGAGCTGGGCTGATCTCATTATTCTCGCGGGCAACATGGCCTACGAATCCATGGGCTTCAAAACCTTTGGCTTCGGCTTTGGCCGTGAAGACATTTGGGGTCCGGAGACAGATACCTACTGGGGTTCTGAGAATGAATGGCTGGCGCCTTCGGAGAACCGCTATGGCGATCTTGAAGTGCCGGGGACAATGGAAAACCCGCTGGCTGCAGTTCACATGGGCCTCGTCTACGTCAACCCGCAGGGCGTCAACGGCAATCCTGACCCGCTGAAAACTGCGCAACATGTGCGCGAAACATTCGCTCGGATGGCTATGGACGATGTTGAAACCGCAGCATTGACGTGTGGGGGTCACACGGTCGGCAAGGCGCATGGCGGCGGCGGCGCCCATGACGCGATCGGGCCAGAACCGGAAGGTGAAGGTATCGAAGCGGCAGGGTTCGGCTGGCACAACCCTGGCATGACAAACAGGGCCAATACGACCTTCACGTCGGGCATTGAGGGCGCTTGGACCAAGAACCCGACCAAGTGGGACATGGGCTATTTTGAGTACCTGTTCGGGTACGACTGGGAGCTGACCAAGTCGCCGGCGGGCGCATGGCAGTGGACCGCGAAAGACATGCCTGAAGATGAGAAGCCACTCGACGCATCCGATCCGTCAGGCCGTGCGATGCCTTTGATGACTGACGCTGATATGGCGATGAAGGTCGACCCGAGCTACCACGACATTTGCAAGCGGTTCATGGAAGACCCGGCTTATTTCGAGGACGCGTTTGCCCGCGCCTGGTTCAAGCTAACCCATCGCGATATGGGCCCGAAGGTGAACTATCTCGGCCCCGATGTGCCGGGCGAAGATCTGATATGGCAGGATCCGATCCCCGCAGGTTCGACCGGCTACGACGTCGAAGCCGTCAAGGCGAAGATCGCCGCGTCCGGTCTGTCTCAGACCGAAATGCTGACGACTGCATGGGACTCGGCGCGCACGTTCCGCGGTTCTGACAAACGCGGTGGCGCCAATGGTGCGCGCATCCGCCTTGAGCCGCAGCGCTACTGGGCCGGCAATGAGCCCGAGCGTCTTGGCAAGGTGCTCGACGCTCTCGAGCCAATCGCTGCGCAGACCGGTGCGTCGCTTGCTGATGTGATCGTGCTTGCCGGCGTTGTTGGCCTTGAAAGCGCGATCAAGTCGGCTGGCTATGATGTGACCGTGCCGTTCACGCCTGGTCGTGGCGACGCGTCTGCCGAGCAGACGGATTCCGACAGCTTCTCAGTGCTCGAGCCGCTCGCGGATGGGTTCCGCAATTGGCAGAAGGAAGCCTACCCGATCAGTGCCGAGGACATGCTGCTCGATCGCGCGCAGCTGCTCGGTCTTACCGCAGCAGAGTTGACGGTACTTTTGGGCGGTATGCGCGTGATGGGTCTCAACCATGGCGGCATCAAGCACGGTGTGTTCACGGATCGCGAGGGGCAACTGACGAACGATTTCTTCGTCAACCTGACCGACATGGCCTACTCTTGGCATCCGGCTGCAGAAGGCACCTATGAGCTGCGTGATCGCAAGTCCGGCGATGTGAAGTTCACTGCCACAAGTGCTGACCTTGTGTTTGGGTCGAATTCGATCCTGCGGTCTTACGCCGAGGTCTATGCTCAGGACGACAATGGTGAGAAGTTCGTGCGCGACTTCGTGGCCGCCTGGACGAAGGTCATGAACGCTGATCGCTTCGACTTGCTGGCCTAG
- a CDS encoding CRTAC1 family protein, which yields MSCGSSYAEPLSQKPTFEDQSDQVASHRYEGGWEHFVGGGVAVFDCDGDGLPEIMAAGGSNPAKLLRNLGDFRFERTDLPELIGVTGAYPIDVNADGWQDVYVLRAGPDQVLKGGPDCSFTDMTAELGLAFEDRWSTAFTAWWELGDERPTIAVGHYVDRDDPDGPFEACDDNLILRPEGTGYRMETLAPGFCPLSMLAARDARGRVTLRISNDRHYYVRGGSEQMWDIAERRFLDETDGWDGPSLWGMGIASRDLTGDGRDEVMLTSMGDQLLQIATSDGRYAPAPFAQGTYATRPHTGGDGRPSTGWHAQFGDIDNDGLADLFIAKGNVDQMPGNAMEDPNNLLMQQADGTFVEAASGAGVATTARARGAALADFDGDGLLDLVVLNRRAPMELWRNMTTGDGNWLSIALEQEGGNRDAIGAIVRVEAAGRSQSQQNTIGGGHAGGQAVPLHFGLGEAQQASVTVIWPEGDETVHEVASGQLVRLSR from the coding sequence ATCAGCTGCGGAAGCTCGTATGCCGAGCCTCTGTCTCAAAAACCTACTTTTGAGGATCAAAGCGATCAGGTCGCATCCCATCGATATGAGGGTGGCTGGGAGCATTTCGTCGGTGGCGGGGTAGCGGTTTTTGATTGTGATGGTGATGGTCTTCCAGAGATCATGGCGGCAGGCGGCAGCAACCCCGCCAAGCTGCTGCGTAACCTGGGTGATTTTCGCTTCGAACGAACCGACCTGCCCGAGCTTATCGGCGTAACGGGCGCCTACCCGATCGATGTAAACGCCGATGGGTGGCAGGACGTTTATGTTCTGCGCGCTGGTCCCGATCAGGTACTAAAAGGTGGGCCGGATTGCAGCTTCACCGATATGACGGCTGAGTTGGGTCTCGCATTTGAAGATCGATGGTCGACCGCCTTCACCGCATGGTGGGAGCTGGGAGACGAGCGACCGACCATCGCTGTTGGCCACTATGTTGACCGCGACGATCCTGACGGGCCGTTTGAGGCGTGTGACGATAACTTGATCTTACGGCCCGAGGGCACAGGCTATCGGATGGAAACGCTTGCGCCAGGGTTTTGTCCGCTCTCGATGCTTGCCGCCCGCGATGCGCGCGGGCGCGTGACACTGCGCATTTCCAACGACCGCCACTATTATGTGCGTGGTGGGTCTGAACAGATGTGGGATATCGCAGAGCGCCGCTTCCTTGATGAAACCGATGGCTGGGATGGTCCATCGCTCTGGGGCATGGGCATCGCAAGTCGCGACCTGACCGGTGATGGGCGCGATGAGGTTATGCTCACCTCGATGGGTGATCAGCTTCTGCAGATCGCCACATCGGATGGCCGCTATGCGCCAGCGCCCTTTGCTCAAGGCACCTACGCAACACGACCCCATACCGGTGGAGATGGACGTCCGTCGACAGGTTGGCACGCTCAATTTGGCGATATCGACAATGATGGGCTGGCCGACCTGTTCATCGCGAAAGGCAACGTGGATCAGATGCCGGGTAATGCGATGGAGGACCCCAACAATCTGCTGATGCAGCAAGCGGATGGCACGTTCGTCGAAGCGGCTTCGGGCGCCGGGGTTGCGACGACTGCGCGAGCGCGTGGGGCAGCCTTGGCGGATTTTGATGGCGATGGGCTTTTGGATCTCGTGGTCTTGAACCGTCGGGCGCCGATGGAATTGTGGCGCAACATGACGACCGGTGATGGAAACTGGTTGTCGATTGCGCTTGAACAGGAGGGTGGCAACCGCGATGCAATCGGTGCCATTGTGCGGGTCGAGGCGGCTGGACGTTCACAATCTCAGCAGAACACAATCGGTGGCGGTCATGCCGGGGGGCAGGCCGTACCTTTGCACTTCGGACTTGGCGAGGCCCAGCAGGCAAGCGTGACGGTCATTTGGCCGGAGGGCGATGAGACAGTCCACGAGGTGGCATCAGGACAGCTTGTCCGTCTCTCTCGCTAG